One region of Natronobacterium texcoconense genomic DNA includes:
- a CDS encoding prephenate dehydrogenase/arogenate dehydrogenase family protein: protein MDVLIVGAGSMGTWFGQAIDAPVTFADVDPEAAVEAADVVGDADVTDLEADDRYDVVCLAVPMAHVTDAVAAHADRAERAVVDVSGVMEPAVETMREYAPERERVSLHPLFAPERAPGSIAVVRDREGPVTEALLEDLEASGNDLRETTAAEHDEAMETVQATTHAAVLAFALAAESESVPEGFETPIYEQMETLAEQMTEGTPRVYADIQDAFDGADAVAEAARRIADADGTEFERLYREAADRWQEGDHE, encoded by the coding sequence ATGGACGTACTGATCGTCGGCGCGGGATCGATGGGGACGTGGTTCGGGCAGGCGATCGACGCACCCGTCACGTTCGCCGACGTCGACCCGGAGGCCGCGGTCGAAGCCGCCGACGTCGTCGGGGATGCCGACGTCACGGATCTCGAGGCCGACGATCGATACGACGTCGTCTGTCTCGCGGTGCCGATGGCACACGTCACCGACGCGGTCGCCGCCCACGCGGATCGTGCCGAGCGAGCGGTCGTCGACGTCTCGGGCGTGATGGAACCGGCCGTCGAGACGATGCGAGAATACGCGCCCGAACGCGAGCGGGTGAGTCTGCATCCGCTCTTTGCGCCCGAGCGTGCACCTGGCTCGATCGCCGTCGTTCGCGACCGCGAGGGACCAGTAACGGAGGCGTTGCTCGAGGATCTCGAGGCAAGCGGTAACGATCTCCGGGAGACGACGGCGGCCGAACACGACGAGGCGATGGAGACGGTTCAGGCGACGACCCACGCCGCCGTCCTCGCGTTCGCGCTGGCGGCGGAGTCGGAGTCGGTTCCCGAGGGGTTCGAAACGCCGATTTACGAGCAGATGGAGACGCTCGCCGAACAGATGACCGAGGGGACGCCGCGAGTCTACGCCGACATCCAGGACGCCTTCGACGGGGCCGACGCCGTCGCGGAGGCAGCACGCCGGATCGCGGACGCCGACGGCACCGAATTCGAACGACTGTACCGGGAAGCAGCGGACCGATGGCAGGAGGGTGATCACGAATGA
- a CDS encoding nucleoside triphosphate pyrophosphohydrolase: MPREYDKLVRDDIPEIIERDGETPVVHTADDNEYGRRLLEKLDEEVTEFRESEEIEELADVLEVVHAIRAHEGVSRERLEDLRSEKAQERGRFEERIVLERVE, translated from the coding sequence ATGCCTCGAGAGTACGACAAACTCGTCCGCGACGACATCCCGGAGATCATCGAACGAGACGGCGAGACGCCGGTCGTCCACACCGCGGACGACAACGAGTACGGACGCCGATTGCTCGAGAAACTGGACGAGGAAGTCACAGAATTTCGGGAGAGCGAGGAGATCGAGGAACTGGCCGACGTCCTCGAGGTCGTTCACGCTATTCGAGCCCACGAGGGCGTCTCGAGGGAGCGACTCGAGGACCTCCGCTCTGAGAAAGCCCAGGAACGGGGACGGTTCGAGGAGCGGATCGTGCTCGAGCGAGTCGAGTAG
- a CDS encoding alpha/beta fold hydrolase, with protein MDRQRSATTEIRGVDVAGPPDGRPIVFVHGAMFTRKMWGPQRDALADEYRVIAPDLPGHGERAGVSFDLESGIRVLDDVVDSLTDDGAILVGLSLGGYVITEYASRYPDKVDGLVIVGSSVNPVRGMNLLTRLTGAVARLATRSDRIEQLVQRLGRRWVRNRDLDPEHEREIIESGLFPREFGMPGPDLGGRNVRATLETYRGPVLVINGERDMIMRRGEREHALAGDADVIVLEGVGHVCNLHRPETFTRVVEQFVRRVDAPE; from the coding sequence ATGGATCGACAGCGTTCGGCTACGACGGAGATTCGCGGCGTCGACGTCGCCGGCCCGCCGGACGGACGACCGATCGTCTTCGTCCACGGAGCGATGTTCACGCGGAAGATGTGGGGGCCACAGCGGGACGCGCTGGCCGACGAGTACCGCGTCATCGCGCCCGACCTCCCAGGCCACGGTGAGCGAGCGGGCGTATCGTTCGATCTCGAGTCTGGAATCAGGGTCCTCGACGACGTCGTCGACTCGCTGACGGACGACGGAGCGATCCTCGTCGGCCTCTCGCTGGGTGGCTACGTGATCACCGAGTACGCGAGCCGATATCCGGACAAGGTCGACGGCCTCGTAATCGTCGGGAGCAGCGTCAACCCCGTCCGGGGGATGAACCTCCTGACGCGACTGACCGGAGCCGTCGCACGATTGGCGACCCGCAGCGACCGTATCGAGCAACTCGTTCAGCGACTCGGGAGACGCTGGGTTCGCAACCGGGACCTCGACCCGGAACACGAACGAGAGATCATCGAGTCGGGACTCTTCCCGCGAGAGTTCGGCATGCCAGGACCGGATCTGGGAGGGCGAAACGTCCGAGCGACCCTCGAGACCTATCGTGGCCCGGTGCTCGTGATCAACGGCGAGCGCGATATGATCATGCGTCGCGGCGAGCGAGAGCACGCCCTGGCTGGCGACGCGGACGTGATCGTACTCGAGGGCGTCGGCCACGTCTGTAACCTCCACCGCCCGGAGACGTTCACGAGGGTCGTCGAACAGTTCGTTCGACGGGTCGATGCACCGGAGTAA
- a CDS encoding small ribosomal subunit Rsm22 family protein: protein MSDQREAIRSNAKYLRNVRPIDPEEICEYVEGTPHPAVVRQHLREDAPVLGLIEREDGSFVPVEDDPVGPNQRPVTEFPAEYGNALENLLVDRYGVDWHEDPTGSLLRSTIRRFKDHYLEGRHVEYDDDVAAGYAIYHLPGYYAAVQYALDDLADRGLLGRNLRVLDVGAGVGGPAMGLSDYLPEDALLEYHAIEPSAAADVLEELLAETGRNVHPTVHRETAEAFDPSSVAGDSFDPTDADDGFDLLLACNVLSELEDPDAVLRKYLETLAPDGTLLAMAPADKNTSIQLRELERAVEDERLHGGTEDGVTVYSPAVRLWPNDRPTDRGWSFDVRPDLEVPSFQRKLEDAADDPDHEGGEFVNVDVQFSYSLLRVDGKRRIDLSLEADEWAKMAQMERHVTNRIDLVAAKLSRSLSEDDAGRSGSNPLFKISDGSESIDHYAVVTKETALNRPLLEAEYGEVCSFEQILALWNDDEEAYNLVVDEETIVDRIG, encoded by the coding sequence ATGAGCGACCAGCGCGAGGCGATCCGATCGAACGCCAAGTATCTACGGAACGTCCGACCGATCGATCCCGAGGAAATCTGCGAGTACGTCGAGGGAACGCCACATCCCGCGGTCGTTCGCCAGCACCTCCGCGAAGACGCGCCCGTCCTCGGACTGATCGAACGCGAGGACGGGAGCTTCGTTCCCGTCGAGGACGACCCCGTCGGGCCAAACCAGCGACCGGTTACCGAGTTCCCCGCCGAGTACGGGAACGCACTCGAGAATCTGCTGGTCGACCGCTACGGCGTCGACTGGCACGAAGATCCGACGGGCAGCCTGCTGCGGTCGACGATCCGCCGGTTCAAAGATCACTACCTCGAGGGGCGCCACGTCGAGTACGACGACGACGTCGCCGCGGGCTACGCGATCTATCACCTGCCGGGCTACTACGCGGCGGTCCAGTACGCGCTCGACGATCTGGCTGATCGCGGCCTGCTGGGACGGAACCTGCGGGTACTCGACGTCGGGGCCGGCGTCGGCGGCCCCGCGATGGGTCTCTCTGACTACCTCCCCGAGGACGCCTTGCTCGAGTACCACGCGATCGAACCGAGCGCGGCCGCGGACGTCCTCGAGGAACTGCTCGCGGAGACGGGCCGGAACGTACACCCGACGGTCCACCGGGAGACTGCCGAGGCGTTCGACCCCAGTTCCGTCGCTGGCGACTCGTTCGACCCGACCGACGCCGACGACGGCTTCGATCTCTTGCTCGCCTGTAACGTTCTGAGCGAACTCGAGGATCCCGACGCCGTCCTGCGGAAGTATCTCGAGACGCTCGCACCCGACGGCACCCTGCTCGCGATGGCACCTGCGGACAAGAACACGAGCATCCAGCTTCGGGAGCTCGAGCGGGCGGTCGAGGACGAACGGCTCCACGGCGGAACGGAAGACGGGGTCACTGTCTACAGCCCTGCCGTTCGGCTCTGGCCGAACGACCGTCCGACCGACCGGGGCTGGTCGTTCGACGTTCGCCCGGATCTCGAGGTACCGTCGTTCCAGCGCAAACTCGAGGACGCCGCCGACGATCCCGACCACGAGGGAGGCGAGTTCGTCAACGTCGACGTGCAGTTTTCCTACTCGCTGTTGCGCGTCGACGGCAAGCGCCGGATCGACCTCTCGCTCGAGGCCGACGAGTGGGCGAAGATGGCCCAGATGGAGCGTCACGTCACGAACCGGATCGACCTCGTCGCGGCGAAACTGAGCCGGTCGCTGAGCGAAGACGACGCCGGTCGTTCGGGATCGAATCCACTGTTCAAGATCAGCGACGGCAGCGAGTCGATCGACCACTACGCCGTCGTGACCAAGGAGACGGCGCTCAACCGGCCGCTGCTCGAGGCGGAGTACGGCGAGGTCTGTTCGTTCGAGCAGATCCTCGCGCTCTGGAACGACGACGAGGAAGCCTACAACCTGGTCGTCGACGAGGAGACGATCGTCGATCGGATCGGCTGA
- a CDS encoding helix-turn-helix transcriptional regulator, with protein sequence MVLNSLRTRLSSLWSRGSTDDASTGESTTTEESDDEQGTDETLSYAEEIEYGVDERELPDEDKVLRLLVKRGGRVNQETVQKETGWSEERLSGVIDRMEDDDQISAITVGRKEVICRRGFEPKGYRSHINE encoded by the coding sequence ATGGTACTGAACTCACTCAGGACTCGTCTCTCGTCTCTCTGGTCCCGCGGTTCGACCGACGACGCCTCGACCGGCGAGTCCACGACGACGGAGGAATCGGACGACGAACAGGGCACCGACGAGACGCTGAGTTACGCCGAAGAGATCGAGTACGGCGTCGACGAACGCGAACTTCCCGACGAGGACAAGGTTCTCAGACTGCTTGTCAAACGTGGCGGTCGCGTCAACCAGGAGACCGTCCAGAAAGAGACCGGCTGGTCCGAGGAACGGCTCTCGGGCGTCATCGATCGGATGGAAGACGACGACCAGATCAGTGCCATCACGGTCGGTCGGAAAGAGGTCATCTGTCGACGCGGATTCGAACCCAAAGGGTATCGATCGCACATAAACGAGTGA
- a CDS encoding valine--tRNA ligase, with the protein MSMEKEREEPTLEGGYDPEAVERRWQDAWVDEDVYAYESDPERDPNTTYAIDTPPPTVSGSLHMGHLYGHTLQDFAARFQRMHDGHVLFPFGYDDNGIASERLTEKELDIRHQDYERREFQELCREVCQEYEAEFTDKMQGLGCSIDWDNTYKTIEPRVQRISQLSFIDLYEKGREYRKKAPAIWCPDCETAISQVEMEDDDRGSHFNDIAFEVTSDGTDRDEFVISTTRPELIPACVSVFVHPDDDENQDLVGETARIPIFGHEVPIIADERVDMEKGSGIVMCCTFGDQKDIEWYQAHDLPLRVAIDESATMTDLAGDYEGMSTEEARDAIVEDLEEEGSLRDRWEISHTVQVHERCDTPVEFRVSKQWYVEILDHKEEYLEAGREMDWYPEKMFTRYKHWIEGLEWDWLISRQRDSGIPFPVWYCADCDHEIIAEKEDLPVDPLSDEPHVDACPECGGDEFVAEEDVFDTWATSSLTPLVNAGWDWDEESEEFTMAKPELYPFDLRPQGHDIISFWLFHTVVKCYEHTGEVPFDATMINGHVLDENREKMSKSRGNVVAPDEVLAEYPVDAVRFWAASAAVGDDFPYQEKDLTAGEKLLRKLWNASKLVDNLAPRDPDEPADLEPIDRWLLAELDDATEELTDHLENYEFAKARDRLRTFFWNTFCDDYLEIAKEREDNPSTQYALRTAHQTFLELWAPFLPHVTEEIWQAVYAGEGDLEETSIHVRDWPGVRGYDADLAAGETAMEVISALRRYKSENQLPLNADLESVAVYGEIDGFDDAIANVMHVADLEILEDEPEVTTEVASIDLDYSTLGPKFGEKVGEIDAGIESGEYEIDDDAGVLRVAGEELEDELFEVELERTYSGEGEMIETESAVVIVEDA; encoded by the coding sequence ATGAGTATGGAGAAAGAACGCGAGGAGCCGACTCTCGAGGGCGGCTACGACCCCGAAGCGGTCGAGCGCCGCTGGCAGGACGCCTGGGTCGACGAGGACGTCTACGCCTACGAGAGCGACCCCGAACGCGACCCGAACACGACATACGCGATCGACACGCCGCCGCCGACGGTGTCGGGGAGCCTCCACATGGGCCACCTCTACGGCCACACGCTGCAGGACTTTGCCGCGCGATTCCAGCGGATGCACGACGGCCACGTGCTGTTCCCCTTCGGCTACGACGACAACGGAATCGCCTCCGAGCGTCTGACCGAGAAGGAACTCGACATCCGCCACCAGGACTACGAGCGCCGCGAGTTTCAGGAACTCTGTCGCGAGGTCTGCCAGGAGTACGAAGCCGAGTTCACCGACAAGATGCAGGGGCTGGGCTGTTCGATCGACTGGGACAACACCTACAAGACGATCGAACCTCGCGTCCAGCGCATCTCACAGCTTTCCTTTATCGACCTCTACGAGAAGGGCCGAGAGTATCGCAAGAAGGCACCCGCGATCTGGTGTCCCGACTGCGAGACCGCGATCTCCCAGGTCGAGATGGAAGACGACGACCGGGGCTCGCACTTCAACGACATCGCGTTCGAAGTGACGAGTGACGGCACCGACCGCGACGAGTTCGTCATCTCCACCACGCGACCCGAACTGATCCCGGCCTGCGTCTCCGTCTTCGTCCACCCCGACGACGACGAGAACCAGGACCTCGTCGGCGAGACCGCTCGTATCCCGATCTTCGGCCACGAGGTGCCGATCATCGCCGACGAGCGCGTCGACATGGAGAAAGGCAGCGGCATCGTGATGTGCTGTACCTTCGGCGACCAGAAGGACATCGAGTGGTACCAGGCCCACGACCTGCCGCTGCGCGTGGCGATCGACGAGTCCGCGACGATGACCGACCTCGCCGGCGACTACGAGGGCATGTCCACCGAGGAAGCCCGCGACGCCATCGTCGAGGACTTAGAGGAGGAGGGCTCCCTCCGCGATCGCTGGGAGATCTCCCACACCGTCCAGGTCCACGAACGCTGTGACACGCCCGTCGAGTTCCGCGTCTCCAAGCAGTGGTACGTCGAGATCCTCGATCACAAGGAGGAGTACCTCGAGGCCGGCCGGGAGATGGACTGGTACCCCGAGAAGATGTTCACTCGCTACAAACACTGGATCGAGGGCCTCGAGTGGGACTGGCTGATCTCGCGCCAGCGCGACTCGGGGATTCCGTTCCCGGTCTGGTACTGTGCGGACTGCGATCACGAGATCATCGCGGAGAAGGAGGACCTCCCCGTCGATCCCCTCTCGGACGAACCACACGTCGACGCTTGCCCCGAGTGTGGCGGCGACGAGTTCGTCGCCGAAGAGGACGTTTTCGACACGTGGGCGACTTCCTCGCTGACTCCCCTCGTCAACGCTGGCTGGGACTGGGACGAGGAGAGCGAGGAGTTCACGATGGCGAAGCCGGAACTGTATCCGTTCGACCTGCGCCCGCAGGGTCACGACATCATCTCGTTCTGGCTGTTCCACACCGTCGTCAAGTGTTACGAACACACCGGCGAGGTGCCGTTCGACGCGACGATGATCAACGGCCACGTCTTGGACGAGAACCGCGAGAAGATGTCGAAATCGCGTGGTAACGTCGTCGCGCCCGACGAGGTGCTCGCGGAGTACCCCGTCGACGCCGTGCGGTTCTGGGCCGCGAGTGCAGCGGTCGGCGACGACTTCCCGTACCAGGAGAAAGACCTCACCGCCGGCGAGAAGCTGCTGCGAAAGCTCTGGAACGCCTCGAAACTCGTCGACAATCTCGCACCGCGCGACCCCGACGAGCCCGCAGACCTCGAGCCGATCGACCGCTGGCTGCTCGCGGAACTCGACGACGCCACCGAGGAGCTGACCGACCACCTCGAGAACTACGAGTTCGCGAAGGCCCGCGACCGCCTTCGGACGTTCTTCTGGAACACGTTCTGTGACGACTACCTCGAGATCGCGAAGGAACGCGAGGACAACCCGTCGACGCAGTACGCGCTGCGGACGGCTCACCAGACCTTCCTCGAGCTGTGGGCACCGTTCCTGCCCCACGTCACCGAGGAGATCTGGCAGGCGGTCTATGCTGGCGAAGGAGACCTCGAGGAAACCAGCATCCACGTCCGCGACTGGCCTGGCGTCCGCGGCTACGACGCCGACCTCGCGGCCGGCGAGACCGCGATGGAGGTCATCTCTGCGCTACGACGCTACAAGAGCGAGAACCAGCTCCCGCTGAACGCCGACCTCGAGTCCGTCGCCGTCTACGGCGAGATCGACGGCTTCGACGACGCCATCGCGAACGTGATGCACGTCGCCGACCTCGAGATCCTCGAGGACGAGCCCGAAGTGACGACCGAGGTCGCCTCGATCGACCTCGACTACTCGACGCTCGGCCCGAAGTTCGGCGAGAAGGTCGGCGAGATCGACGCCGGCATCGAGAGCGGCGAGTACGAGATAGACGACGACGCTGGCGTGCTCCGGGTCGCCGGCGAGGAACTCGAGGACGAATTGTTCGAAGTCGAACTCGAGCGCACCTACTCCGGCGAGGGCGAGATGATCGAGACCGAATCGGCGGTCGTCATCGTCGAGGACGCCTGA
- the surE gene encoding 5'/3'-nucleotidase SurE encodes MSDSLEILLTNDDGIDSTGIRALYDALSEHADVTVVAPTDDQSACGRSISHEVDVYEHELGFALDGTPADCVVAGLSALTPETVPDLVVAGCNEGANLGEYVLGRSGTISAAVEAAFFDVPAIATSMYVPVGDISFAEVELETADFAEATRVTTYLAEHALEAGVFDHAAYLNVNVPVADGDPAPIEITRPSKRYEMDAERDGDRIRLKDRVWESMDPEKIPDPDGTDRRAVAEGRISVSPLTAPHSTNHHELLEELADRYHDRAGIDDRRD; translated from the coding sequence ATGAGCGACTCCCTCGAGATCCTGTTGACCAACGACGACGGGATCGACAGCACCGGTATCCGGGCGCTGTACGACGCACTCTCGGAGCACGCCGACGTGACCGTCGTCGCTCCCACGGACGACCAGAGCGCCTGCGGACGCTCGATTTCGCACGAGGTGGACGTCTACGAACACGAACTCGGGTTCGCTCTCGACGGGACGCCCGCCGACTGCGTCGTCGCGGGCCTGTCCGCGCTTACGCCGGAGACGGTCCCCGACCTGGTCGTCGCCGGCTGTAACGAGGGGGCTAACCTGGGCGAATACGTCCTCGGACGCTCGGGGACCATCAGCGCCGCCGTCGAAGCGGCCTTCTTCGACGTGCCCGCGATCGCGACCTCGATGTACGTCCCAGTCGGCGACATCTCGTTTGCGGAGGTCGAACTCGAGACTGCGGACTTCGCCGAAGCGACTCGCGTGACGACCTACCTGGCGGAACACGCCCTCGAGGCTGGCGTCTTCGATCACGCCGCCTATCTCAACGTCAACGTGCCGGTCGCGGACGGCGACCCGGCGCCGATCGAGATCACTCGTCCCTCGAAACGCTACGAGATGGACGCCGAACGCGACGGCGACCGGATCCGTCTCAAGGACCGAGTCTGGGAGTCGATGGATCCCGAAAAAATACCCGACCCCGACGGGACCGACCGTCGCGCCGTTGCCGAAGGCCGGATCAGCGTCTCGCCGCTGACTGCACCCCACTCGACGAACCACCACGAACTGCTCGAGGAACTCGCGGATCGGTACCACGACAGGGCCGGGATCGACGACCGACGCGATTGA
- a CDS encoding SelT/SelW/SelH family protein, whose product MVTVEIEYCVPCGFLSRAQDVQHALLSTFGEELEAVTLRTGANGVFVARVGDEVVFDKAEDEYDVDQIVRQVREHL is encoded by the coding sequence ATGGTAACGGTCGAGATCGAATACTGCGTCCCCTGTGGATTCCTCTCGCGTGCACAGGACGTCCAGCACGCCCTCCTATCGACGTTCGGAGAAGAACTCGAGGCAGTTACCCTGCGAACGGGAGCCAACGGCGTGTTCGTCGCCCGCGTGGGCGACGAGGTCGTCTTCGACAAGGCAGAAGACGAGTACGACGTCGACCAGATCGTCCGCCAGGTCAGGGAGCACCTGTAG
- a CDS encoding DUF1328 domain-containing protein, which translates to MLELALLFFVIAIVAGALGATGVAGLTMSIAKWLVMLFLVLAIISLLL; encoded by the coding sequence ATGTTAGAACTCGCACTGCTGTTTTTCGTCATCGCGATCGTCGCTGGCGCGCTCGGAGCAACTGGTGTCGCAGGACTCACGATGAGCATCGCGAAGTGGCTCGTAATGCTGTTCCTCGTGCTCGCGATAATCTCACTCCTGCTGTAA
- a CDS encoding ABC transporter permease, producing the protein MSSRSGVAGYLLYLAAVALALHGLIHFLGIGVYFEVVEMADLPYKTTLLGGAIDVGDIGIRIFAVLTAVAGIGFVASAVALVSDWRYWRLLLLAVTVFSLVLTALDWTVASMGVLANLTILAALFVQSIFTK; encoded by the coding sequence ATGAGTTCACGGAGCGGTGTGGCAGGGTACCTTCTATATCTGGCAGCAGTCGCACTTGCGCTTCACGGACTCATTCACTTCCTCGGAATCGGGGTGTACTTCGAAGTAGTCGAGATGGCCGACCTCCCCTACAAGACGACACTGCTCGGCGGTGCCATCGACGTGGGTGATATAGGGATCCGCATCTTTGCCGTGCTGACCGCCGTGGCGGGGATTGGGTTCGTCGCGTCGGCTGTCGCGTTGGTGAGCGACTGGCGATACTGGCGACTCTTGTTGCTCGCAGTCACAGTATTTTCGCTCGTTCTTACTGCCCTCGACTGGACGGTCGCTTCGATGGGCGTTCTGGCCAACCTGACGATACTGGCGGCTCTTTTCGTGCAGTCCATTTTCACAAAGTGA